In Bacteroidota bacterium, the genomic stretch AGCCCAGGTAAGCACGCCGGTATTGGAAAAGCGGAGTATAAATACGTCCCATGCTGTTCCTGAAAAGCCACTAAAATATGCGCTACCCCATGCTTGCGTTGGAAAATCAGCGGAAATTACATATCCCGTCACATATAGATTCCCGTTTACATCACAATCCATATTGCCAAATCCTTCAGCCCCGCTTCCTCCATAAAATGTTCCCCAAACAAGTTGCGGATCAATAATTAAAGTTTCGAGTTCAAGATTCAACGTTCCTGGTTCAAGTATAAATGAAACTTCTGTTTCATAGCCTTCGTCATTTCCGTTAGGATTGCAGGACTTAATTTTTTTTTCGGAAAAGATTGTTGGGATATTTCTGTTTGTTTCTTCCAAATAACTTACGGGGGCTTGTTCGGTTAGGGTTCCGTATGGGGATTTTATTTGTATGTTGCCCTTGTTGTCAATACCTAATTTTTTTTCAGAGCGGTATAGAAGCTTTATGTTATTTTGGTTAGCGCCGGGATGCACCACAAAATCATACTTGAATCCTGTTTTGTTTGAGTTATAAAATACCCAATCTATCCCGGGGTAAATTTCCTTAATAGTTACCTTCTCATAACTGTGTACGTCTGTTATTCCATTGGGACAGTGGCCTAAAAAATATTGATTAAAGCTGGTTGATCTGCCTTCTGTTATAATGTTTTCTTTTTTAATACTTGCCCCGGTAAGTTCCATATCAACCCGTGCCCATTTGAAAATGATATTATCTTCATCTTTCCTCTGTTCCTCTTTGCCACATGTCACCTGCCTATCTTTTTCTTTATATTCTTCTTCTGCCTGAATAAAAGTATAGGTGATTCCTTTTTCGGTGATATACATATTCATGCCTGGCGCTTCGATTTTGAACAAAACGAAAGGCTCGGGCTTACCCTCCATATCCATCATTTGTCCTTTGTTTTCTATAAATTGCACAGGCTGTGATTGCATCCATTGCTGTGTCTGAGCTTTTAGCTTAGGGTCAGATTTAGAGTTGTTATTGCCACTAAGTTCATATCCGGCTCTCGTCAAAGAGAAGAGAGAATAAATATTACCTGTGATAAGCAATATTATGATGAGCGTATGATGATTTTTTTTTATGGCGGTCATTTTATTTCACTTCTTTTAGCATTACATGCTACTATTCCGTTTTACGGGTTATGCAAAGCAAATCAAAATGGAAGGCCTATTTCCTTATAAAAGAAATAAACCCACCAATAATCTATGTATCCCAACGTGCAAGCTTCTTTAAATTTCATGTGTATATAATTTTAAAGTTGCTGTTTGTCAGATGGAATACGCCATATTCATTTCGGTTGGTATGCCAAAAGGTATATGGCTATTTCATGTGTCTTCTTTATACTTGTTATAAGAAAACGATTTTTTTATTATACAATTTATTGTTACTCGATGCTCTAATCAGATATACTCCCGTTGGTAATGGTATATTGCTTTCTATAACAACACTAGCATTTCCATTAACATCGGATAGAATTGTTTTTGAATAATATTCTCGTCCAAATAGATCATTTAAAAGAACCAGTATTGGTGACACTTTCTGCAATCCGAAAAGAGTAAATGATAAACTTTCGCCAGGCATTATATTTATCGGGTTGGGGTAAATTGAAAAATTTATTGCTCTGTTCCATTCGTCCATTACTTTTACCGCAGCGACATTTGAATAGGAACATCTGCCATCAAAATCTGTTTGCTTAAGGCGGTAATAAAAAACAGTTGCAGGTTTCAGATCTGACTGCTGAAGGGCCGTTTGTACCGGAGTCAAATTTAACGTTTCAGGTGTATCAACAAACGCATAATTACGAATAGCAGATGAATTACCTGCTCCGGCAACAATACCAGCAATTTTCCAGATCCTCCCATCTGTGCTACGTTCTATCGTAAAATAATTATTATTTGTTTCGGTTGCTGTTACCCATTGGGTATACACTTCCCCCTTATTATATTCAGCACTGAATGAGATTAGTTCAATGGGTAATGATGCATCACAATATTTAAATATAACACCTAAGTTATTTGTACCCCCCTGAAATGTCATACCATACGAGCAGCTTCCTGAGCGGATCAGTTCGCCGGTTGGAAAGTTTCCAGTAGCCACACCACTGAAATCAAACAGATTTGAATATCCGGTACCATCAGTGTTGATCTTGAAGATACAACCCATGTTGTTTGCCCCACCTATTGATGCCATTCCGTATAACATGTTTCCAAAAAAAACCAATGAACCATAGGATTGGCTGGCGTTTGGTGCGCCACTGAAATCAAGAAGTTTGGCATATCCTGTGCCATCGGTATTGATACTGAAGATGCACCCGATATTGTTTGCGCCACCGGTGGCAGTCATTCCATATAACACGTTTCCGGATATCGTTAATGAACCATATGGGTTCTTTCCGTTTGCCACGCCACTGAAATCGAGCAGTTTGGTGTATCCTGTGCCATCGGTATTTATTTTAAAGATGACTCCTAAGTTATTTATCCCACCGAAATAGGTCATCCCATATAATGTACTACCTGAAAGAGCGAGTGTGCTATAAGGCCAGGCACCATTTGCAACACCGCTGAAATCGAGCAGCCTTGAATAGCCAGAGCCATCAGTATTGATTTTGAAAATGCACCCATTATTAGAGGCAGCTCCTCCTTGCTGTGTCATGCCATACAGAACACTACCTGAAAGTGTTAATGAGCCCGTAGGATTATCGCCGTCCGGAGTGCCACTGAAATCATAAAGTCTGGAGTATCCGGTGCCGTCAGTATTAATCTTAAAAATACAACCTCTGTTGCTGGCTCCACCAGAGGCCATCCCATATAATACACTTCCCGAAAGTATTAATGAACCAGAAGGGGTGCTGCCATTTGCCGCGCCACTGAAATCAAGGAGTTTAGTATACCCGGTGCCGTCATCATTGATGCTAAAGATACAGCCCAGATTGTTAGCCCCGCCAAGCCTTGCCATTCCGTATAATACATTTCCTGAAAGCGTTAGTGGACCAACGCTATTAGGAGAGCTACCATCTGTGGTACCGCTGAAATCAAGTAATTTGGAAAATTGAGCATTACTTGTGAGGCATATAAATAATGTGAATATGACAAATGTGCCTTTTTTCATGATCATATAATAGGAAACTATTCAATCACTATTTTTTTGTATGCTGTAGCTTTCCCCGAGGCAATGAACAAAATGTATATTCCCTTTTCGAAATTAATTGCAGGTATATATTCGGCGAATGTACCGGAACGTTCTCCAATACTGTTTTTAAGAATGAGTTGACCGGCCACGTTGAATAATTCAACATTATACCGATCTTTTTCTGAAGAATAAAAATTCATTGTTATTTGTTGAGCCCCCGCATCATAATATCCATTTACCTTTATTGAGCCAAGCTCTAAATTTTCAATGCCTGTAGGTAAAACAACAAAGTCATTTGATGAACTGGAACAACCATCAGCACTGGTAACAATTACCTTATATGTTTCCGGGTAAGTTCCCGGAACAGTTATTGTGTAGCTTTTTGAATTAGCGCCAGGGATAATAAGGCCATCTTTGTACCATTCGTAAATAAGCATTGTACTATTTGCAGTTAACACATTACCACTTTTGGTAATTACGGGACTGGGAGGAAGCGGATATACGGTAATTGAAACGGAAGAATTTGCCGAACATCCGTTTGAACCTGTAACAGTAACCGTATAAGTGATATCGCCGGTTGGGGTTGCATCAGGATTTGCAATTGTAGTGGAACTCAGCCCTGTAGAAGGCGACCAGGAATAAGAAACCCCGCCGCTGGCTTGCAAAGGCATTACATCTCCGCTGCAAATTGTTCCATCGAAACCCGCATCGGCTAGTGGTACCGGTTTCAGAGAAACAACAACCTGATCGGTGTTAGTGCATCCATTAGCGCCTTTAACTGTAACTGTATAAGTTGTAGTTGCAGAAGGATTTGCGACAGGATTGGAAACAGTTGTGGAATTTAATCCGGTAGCAGGCGACCAGGAATAAGAAGTACCACCACTTGCAGCTAATGTAACACCTGTGCCCGGACAAAAACCAGTATCGTTTCCCGCATTAGCGACGGGGCGTAGTGATGGAGGATTTACTTCAACAACAATCTGGTCGCTGCCGGTACATCCGCCAGCACCTGTAACAGTAACGGTATATGTAGTGGTTGATACAGGATTAGCAACAGGATTAGCAACGGATGATGAACTTAATCCTGTAGCAGGTGACCAGGAATAACCCGTACCACCGCTTGCAGCCAGGGTAACATTTGATCCCGGACAAATGCCAACATCACTTCCCGCATTGGCAATTGGAGGAGTTTTTACAGTAACTGTGATGGCTTTGGTACTTGAACATCCGGGGTCAGTTGATCCTGTTACCGTATAAGTGGTGGTAGTGGAAGGAGATGCTATAACACTTGCTCCGCTGGTAGTATTTAACCCGCTTGCCGGAGACCAAAAATAGCTGCCGGCTCCACTTACAGTAAGCGTTGATGAAGTGCCTTGACAGATTGATGGGTCAGATGATGTATTCAGAGCTGGCATTGTACATGACCAATGTGCAAGCCCTGCAGCTGTTGCTATCCACAAACTTCCATCAGTATCGAGCGCAACTCCGTTTATTACATTACTAGGCATTCCGGGAGTGTTACCCATATTGTATACCTGCCAGGTAGAACCATTGTATTTAATAAGTCCTTTGTCCTGACTCCCAAACCAGATCACACCATTTTTTTTGTCGACAGCCATCGAGTATATCTGAGCACTTGGCACCGGTCCCGGATTGGTGCCAAAAACAGTTCTGTATATTGTCCACGCCGATCCATTGTATTTGCCCACAAAACTTACATTACCATTGGCAAAACTTCCTTGTGAAGTTACCCAGATGTTACCTGAACTATCTTTGCCTGCATAGTTTGTCCAATCACCGGGTATTACAGAATTGCCGGGATCATATTTTGTCCATGTCGAGTTGCCATCAAACTTACGAACTCCGCTGTCCCAGCCACCTGTCCATATATTATTTGAGTTATCAACTGTTACTGCATTTAATTTGGAGCCACCCATTGCGGGAGTATTAGTAGCGTCATACATTGTCCAGGTATTATTGCTGCGCTTAATACGAAATAAACCGGAGTGTGCCGAAGCCCATAAATATCCTTTTTTATCAACTGCGATTTCCTGAATATAATCGTTACCGGAAAGGTCGATTGGAGTAATGGTAGTGCCGCTAAGTTTAGCTGCCCCGTTAATAGTACCCATCCATACATTGTTTAAACTATCAAATACTATGGTATTCACAGTTCCTGAGATCATACTTGAATTACCGGGCCCCCAACTTGTAAAACTGCTGCCTCCGGTATATTTACTTAAACCGGTAAGTGTAGTTGGCCCTATTCCTTCAGTACCTACCCACTTTATTCCGCTAGCATCAATGGCGATAGCCTTAACGCTATTGGAAGGGATATTGGAGTTGCCTGTATTGTATACAGTCCATTGGGCATGAACCTGTACAATGTTTAATCCAATAATGAGTGTAGCCATAATCATATTGCCTTTTAGGGCTGATAGTAATTTTGTTTTCATTTTTTGTCTTTTTAGGGTTGTGTTTATGTGACGTAATTGATAATGGTTCCATTCTAATACCATCTATGGCCATGCTCGTCAACATAGGGCCATATACTGCTACGATTAAAAAATACAGGCAATTTCTTTTGTTTGGTTGATTTTAACGCAACTTTCGCTTTGGATGTTTTCTCAGGGACATTTTGTTTCTCAGCTTTTTCCTTTAGCCTTGCAGTTATCTTTTTTATTTGTTTTCTTTTGTTTTTCATGATCCTTAATTTATTTATTTAACGCTTGTACCGTAAAGTTGACTTAAATGATTAAAAAAGTCAAACCTGCTTTTTCCAAAAAGCACCACACTAACTGGTTTGCATGAACCTCATAATTGACTTATCTTAGGCGCACGACCTTTTACACATGTTATAAAAAATGAAGACACCCTCAGATGATCTTTTTATCCTGATAAAATCTATGAATAGTCGGGAAAAGATATTTTTCAAGGCATATAGCGTAAAGGGAGGGAGCAGGCAAACCTCTCGTAGTTATCTAAAGCTTTTTGATGTTATCAATAATTCTAAAGGCAAAGCATATGATACTCAACTATTGAAATCGGAATTAAAGAAAATAGGGTTTTTTCATAACCTTAAAAAGGCGAAAGAGTACCTCACTAAGGCTATTTTAAAAAGTTTAACCGAATATCATTCAGATACTTCTGAGAATATACAAATTCGGGCTTTGCTGGATCAAGCTGAAGTACTTGTAAGTAAGAAAATTTATAAAATGGCAAAAACAATCCTTTTGAAAGCTGAAAAATTGATAATACAGCATGAAAAGTATGGTTTCCTGCTTGAAATATGCTCGATTAGATCAACTATAGCGCGCGAAACAGCCAATCAAATGGATCTTGAATATGTAACGAATGAACAAATAAAAAATGAAAGAAAATATTCAGACTATGTAAGAAATAGAATTGAATATAAACATCTGGCTGACAAGGTTCATTATCTATTCAATGAATCTGATGGCAAGGAACTCAATCAGCTACGTATTCAGGAGATTATTAATTCTCCCCTGTTAGCATCGCCTAAGGCCGCACTGACTCATTCTGCAATCAAAGATTATTACAACATACATTTTCAAGTTTCATTTTTTTTACTCAAGGAGTATAATAGCACTGTAGCATACAAAAGACAAGAGGAATGGATAAAATATCTTGAGTCGAATAACTCTAAAAACCGGGCACACGAATACCTGAATTCACTATCAAATAATATGATAATAAATTCTATACGCGGAGATTATAAAAAGTGTGACGACGTATTAAATAAGGCAAGTTTGTTTTTAAATTCTTTATCATCAAAAAGGAGAACTAAAGAACTACAGCTAAAAATGTTTTCACTCACCTTAAATTACATGGTAAGTCAAATTAAATGCGGAGCACTCCTGAAAGCTATTGAGGTAGGCAAAGGGATTACAATAGATGCTACCGCTGAAAATCCGAATAGAATTGCCTTGTGGGACAATTTTTTTTCCGCTTATTTTTTATCGGAAAATTACCATGAGGCATTAAAATACCTCAATAAAATTATTGCTTTCAAACAGAAGTACAGGCAGGATATTCAGGCTATGGCAAGAATTTATTTACTTATTACTCATTATGAATTGGAGCATAATGAATTACTTCCATACATGGCAAAACAAGCCCGGCATTTTTTAATGAAAACTACAAGCTTTACTGAATTTGAAAAAAGAATGATTTATTTTTTTGAAAAGGAAATACACCGTTATGAAAAAAAACAAGAGCAAATCATAGGGTTTGGTATACTAAAACAGCAGTTGGGAATTGTATTTAAAAATCCTAAATATTCTCATTTCCCTGAATATTTTGATGTTATATCATGGATTGAAAGTAAAATAGAGAACCGCCCCTTTGCCGAACTCGTAAAAGAGAAAGCTTTGCGAAAAAATTCCTGATTTTTTAGGGTGTGGTTAAATTAACGTTCACACTGCATCCGTTTTTGTCTTTAATATTTATTGTGTAATTGCCGGGACAAAGCTGGTTTTTGTATCTGTTGGTATATCCATCGGGCCAGGTATAACTGTACGGGCTTGTACCTCCTGTTGCATTTATCATTATCCATTCTTTGCAGCCGCAGCCGGCGCAGTTGGAGGTACCTTTGGTGTATTGTCCGGTTAAAGTGCAAGTGCCACACGGTGTCCCTGCAATAACAAATGTTGCAATTTGTGTTTGATTACAATTACTGGTCGCAGTTACAGTATAGGTACCCGGACAAAGACCGGAAATAGTATTGGTAGGGATGGAACTATTCAAGGTTGAGCTACCATTACTCCATACGTAACTGTAGTTTGGATTACTGCAATTTACGGTGATGGTCGCACTTCCATTGCAAGGAGTACATGAAGTGTTGTTAACCTGACTTTGGATATAACTGGCCTGAGCGGGTATAAATTTAGCGATGTAACCACATACTCTGGCCAAACTGTTATTGCCATCATAATACGCCAACCCGCCAGGGTTCGTTGGGGGAAAGTAGAATTTAGTACCTTGGAAAAGTTCAATTTGACCAGCCATAAACAAATTACCAAATTTATCTACCGCTAAAGCTTCCATATTGCCGGAGGAAGATTGATCACCGGTAAAATAACTTGCCCAAAGCCGAGTGCCGGCATTACTAAATTTGGTGATAAAAGTATTTGCAGCACAGTTAGTAGTGTTTTTATAAAACCCGGCGCTGCATGAATTTTGAACAAGCTCATCCTGTACAGGCGCATTGGACGAATTAGTATGAAAACTTATGTAAACATTATTGCAGGGATCAACGGCTATATTATCATAAGTATATGTATATGCCCCAAATGATTGGTACTCCTGTCCAGTTCCTCCATAATGAGTGGCCCAAAGGCGAACGCCTCCGTTACTGAATTTTAAAATAAATGCATCATTAACGCTTCCAACTGTTGGTTGAAAATAAGCTCCACTTCCAGGGTTCAATACAGGAATATTACCACCGACTACACCTGTAACAAATACGTTTCCTGAATGATCGGCACAAATAGTATATCCTATACCCAGTGTATTTGTAGCTCCTCCATAAAAAGTACCCCAAAGTTGTTGCCCGGCATTGCTGAATTTAAGGATAAATATTGTCCAATTATATGAAATTGGATTTGCTACTGTTTCAAAATAGGCTCCGCCGCCTGGGTTTAAAAATGGAAAATCAGTTGGAGCGGGATAGTTAATCTTAAAAGCACCTCCTGTAACAAATATATTTCCGGCCGCATCACTACAAATAGAATATCCACTGGATGATGCACCATTAGTACCTCCGATATTAGTAGCCCAAAGGCGGGTACCCGTATTATCGAATTTTAAAATATATGCTCTTGTAATATTGCCACCAACACTGGGGTGGTAAAATGCCGGGGCTCCGGGATTTAAAACAGGAAAATCGAAAGAGTTTGTTTCGCCGGTTACAAATACATTTCCTGCAATAGGATCAGTGCATATAGACAATGCTACATCACCATCCGATCCTCCGTAACATGTAGCCCAAAGCCGAACTCCCGCATTATTGAACTTTAAAACAAATATATCATCCTTAAAAACTCCAATACCCGCCATTGGACCCTGGAAATAAGTTGTCCCAAAGGCATTTTGAGTTGGAAAGTCTGAAGATATTGTTTTGCCAGTCACAAATACATTGTTATTTAAGTCAACAGCGATCGACTGTCCATCGTCCCTGCTACTTCCTCCATAATATGTTGACCAAAGTAATTTGCCTGTATTGTCGAATTTTGAAATGAACGTATCATCATTCAGGCCTCGCCAACCACCGGCTGTTGTGCCATCAAAATATACACCGCCAAATGGATTTAGCAGGGGGAAATTAAGATTAGAAGTAGTACTGCCTACTACAAAGAGATTGTTATTAAGATCACAATCTATACTGCGAATTGTAGTAGAATTAAATCCGGTAGAATTATTAGTAGTTCCTCCAAAATAAGTAGCCCAAACCAGCTGGGGGTCAATGGTCAATAGAGAGGTGAGATGTGAGATATGAGATATGAGATGGAAGGAAACGGAAGTTTCGTACCCTTTATCATTGTTTATCTCTATTGGCTTCTGGTAGTTCTGCCTGAAGCGGGTAATTATTT encodes the following:
- a CDS encoding SBBP repeat-containing protein; the encoded protein is MTAIKKNHHTLIIILLITGNIYSLFSLTRAGYELSGNNNSKSDPKLKAQTQQWMQSQPVQFIENKGQMMDMEGKPEPFVLFKIEAPGMNMYITEKGITYTFIQAEEEYKEKDRQVTCGKEEQRKDEDNIIFKWARVDMELTGASIKKENIITEGRSTSFNQYFLGHCPNGITDVHSYEKVTIKEIYPGIDWVFYNSNKTGFKYDFVVHPGANQNNIKLLYRSEKKLGIDNKGNIQIKSPYGTLTEQAPVSYLEETNRNIPTIFSEKKIKSCNPNGNDEGYETEVSFILEPGTLNLELETLIIDPQLVWGTFYGGSGAEGFGNMDCDVNGNLYVTGYVISADFPTQAWGSAYFSGFSGTAWDVFILRFSNTGVLTWATYYGGANSGNNEMGRSIKIDATGNVFVTGWTSAPNFPTQTGTGSFTGAYFDNTLPLNGIAGFILRFSNAGVRTWATLIDYASFLDMALDINGNIYLAGSAGAGCPLKPWGGAYFDASIGGSGDCYIIRFSNKGMLIWATYYGGSIITNNSNGAPEFASNIITDAVGNIYVAGQATTIDFPTQTGTGVFTGAYYDNTQAGATDIFILRFSNKGVRTWATLYGGSSGVWGRDHPSGLRVDVTGNIYVTGVTDASDFPTQSWGSAYFSGYKGASDA
- a CDS encoding T9SS type A sorting domain-containing protein encodes the protein MKTKLLSALKGNMIMATLIIGLNIVQVHAQWTVYNTGNSNIPSNSVKAIAIDASGIKWVGTEGIGPTTLTGLSKYTGGSSFTSWGPGNSSMISGTVNTIVFDSLNNVWMGTINGAAKLSGTTITPIDLSGNDYIQEIAVDKKGYLWASAHSGLFRIKRSNNTWTMYDATNTPAMGGSKLNAVTVDNSNNIWTGGWDSGVRKFDGNSTWTKYDPGNSVIPGDWTNYAGKDSSGNIWVTSQGSFANGNVSFVGKYNGSAWTIYRTVFGTNPGPVPSAQIYSMAVDKKNGVIWFGSQDKGLIKYNGSTWQVYNMGNTPGMPSNVINGVALDTDGSLWIATAAGLAHWSCTMPALNTSSDPSICQGTSSTLTVSGAGSYFWSPASGLNTTSGASVIASPSTTTTYTVTGSTDPGCSSTKAITVTVKTPPIANAGSDVGICPGSNVTLAASGGTGYSWSPATGLSSSSVANPVANPVSTTTYTVTVTGAGGCTGSDQIVVEVNPPSLRPVANAGNDTGFCPGTGVTLAASGGTSYSWSPATGLNSTTVSNPVANPSATTTYTVTVKGANGCTNTDQVVVSLKPVPLADAGFDGTICSGDVMPLQASGGVSYSWSPSTGLSSTTIANPDATPTGDITYTVTVTGSNGCSANSSVSITVYPLPPSPVITKSGNVLTANSTMLIYEWYKDGLIIPGANSKSYTITVPGTYPETYKVIVTSADGCSSSSNDFVVLPTGIENLELGSIKVNGYYDAGAQQITMNFYSSEKDRYNVELFNVAGQLILKNSIGERSGTFAEYIPAINFEKGIYILFIASGKATAYKKIVIE
- a CDS encoding SBBP repeat-containing protein — translated: MKKIYNFLVALLIVVNILANGKEGYKNSPTLKVEANQWIQSQPVQFLENKGQMTDMNGKPVPFVLFKSEAPGMNMYVTEMGVTYVFVKIEDEVSSKRQAEWLSTGQTNEKEGTLLNTTPVPIDEGQNRKIEWSRIDMNLQGATIKKENIIRETPSVTDFNFFYGHCPDGIYGVKKYEKITIKNIYTGIDWVLYNSNEKGFKYDFIVHPGADYKQIELIYKSKTPIRINKQGELELYTQHGNVKENTPVSFYEGREIITRFRQNYQKPIEINNDKGYETSVSFHLISHISHLTSLLTIDPQLVWATYFGGTTNNSTGFNSTTIRSIDCDLNNNLFVVGSTTSNLNFPLLNPFGGVYFDGTTAGGWRGLNDDTFISKFDNTGKLLWSTYYGGSSRDDGQSIAVDLNNNVFVTGKTISSDFPTQNAFGTTYFQGPMAGIGVFKDDIFVLKFNNAGVRLWATCYGGSDGDVALSICTDPIAGNVFVTGETNSFDFPVLNPGAPAFYHPSVGGNITRAYILKFDNTGTRLWATNIGGTNGASSSGYSICSDAAGNIFVTGGAFKINYPAPTDFPFLNPGGGAYFETVANPISYNWTIFILKFSNAGQQLWGTFYGGATNTLGIGYTICADHSGNVFVTGVVGGNIPVLNPGSGAYFQPTVGSVNDAFILKFSNGGVRLWATHYGGTGQEYQSFGAYTYTYDNIAVDPCNNVYISFHTNSSNAPVQDELVQNSCSAGFYKNTTNCAANTFITKFSNAGTRLWASYFTGDQSSSGNMEALAVDKFGNLFMAGQIELFQGTKFYFPPTNPGGLAYYDGNNSLARVCGYIAKFIPAQASYIQSQVNNTSCTPCNGSATITVNCSNPNYSYVWSNGSSTLNSSIPTNTISGLCPGTYTVTATSNCNQTQIATFVIAGTPCGTCTLTGQYTKGTSNCAGCGCKEWIMINATGGTSPYSYTWPDGYTNRYKNQLCPGNYTINIKDKNGCSVNVNLTTP